A region of the Planktothrix tepida PCC 9214 genome:
CAAAATATTAATTTTGCTCAATTAGCCACTACTTATAATGTTGAGTATGAACAAATTAAATCTTGGGAACAACTACAACAACGTTTAAATCCGCTTCCCGAAACAGGAATTAGAATCTTAGAAATCCCAACAAATCGCAAAAAAGATGCTCAATGGCGACAACAGTATTTAAGGGAATTAGCAGATAAATTAAAGTTTTAGAAACCCGGTTTCTGAAGTTGCCAAACTCTTCGGCGTTTTTGACCTATTGGAATAGCCGGAAATTCATCAAGAAATACAATTTCAGGCATCTCACAGTGCAGACGTTCAAAAAGTGATTTTAACGATTTCTTAACCTCTTCTTGAATCACATCTTTTTCTCGATTTCTAACTTTCAAAGCAACTTCTATCCGATTAAAACTTAACTGCATGACTTGATAATCTTCAATATCCGCAGAAACCATAATAATTGTCCTCCGAATAAAATCAGGAAAAATTCTTACCCATTCATTTGTAGACTGATGAGGTAGATAAAAAATATCATCCTGTCGTCCTTCAATTCGTTCAATTGCCATTAATATTGATCCACATTGACAGGGTGTTTTACGTTCGACTAAAATATCATTCAGTTTATAACGGATTATCGGTTGCGTTTTGCGTCTAAAATCGGTTATAATCGGCATAAATCGAGATTGATTATCATCTAAATAGTCTTTCTGAATAGCAACAATATCCTCATTGAGATGTAAAGTTCCATAATCACAGGTATAACCTAAAAATCCTTCTGTACATTGATAAACTTGATGAATCATTTGATTAAAAACACCGCTCATATAATCAGCATCTAAAGGATCAAGCACTTCTGCAACAGAAACTATTTTTTTTGGTGATATTTTTAAACAGCCTTGTGCTTGAGATTCCGCTAATAATCTTAATAAAGAAGCAGGTGCAACTAAAAGTGTGGGTTGATAATGATTTAATCGTTGAATATGGTTGGTAATTGGGTCTAATAAATCAAAGAATTGGAACTGCAAATGCCGACTTTTTACCGTTTCATATAATCGACTATTTGCCCTCAGAAAAAATGCAATTTTTTCAGGGTATAAAATAAAATTGGGTAATAATTTAGCTAAAATGGTTCCAGCCCAAATCCATTGTTCCTGAGAACTAACTAAAAATAATCCTCGATTTCCACTGGTTCCCGTTGATAATCCAACGGTATAGCCGTATAAATTAGAGTTAAAATCCCGTGTTTGTTCAGCTTTTAACGCTATTTCAAAGGCTTCTGAGGCTGAAATTCCAACGGTATTAAGTTGATCAAAGTTTTCCATCATTTTTGCTTTATCAATCATCGGAAAATTTTGCCAATCAGAAATTTCTAAACCTTGATAATACTGTTGATAAAAGGGAGATTTTGGCAAAACCTTATTGAAAAACTTCTGAACCTGTTGATTTTGCCAAGTTAATAATTGTTCTCGGCTGTTGAATTGTCTAAAATATTTTGTTTGTAAATAATGTTTAAGAATGGTTAATGTGCGTTTCATTTTAATAATATCCTTGTAGGGTATGTTTTAAGCAGGATGATTATTATTGTATTGAATCAATAGATGGTGCGTGTGCTGCGATGACTAAAGGTTACAATGGCCTGTTGTATTGAATTAATATAGGGTGCGTGCGATGCAGCTTACGCACCCTACATATTACAGATAAAATTCAGTAAATTTACGGTTTATTTTTATGATTTTATCCTCTATTCTGATATTGGGAACTTTGAGCGATCGCTTCTGCTGAACCCTTGATCAATATTTCTACCCGCTTCCATTCTCCACATCACCCCCCCTCTCTGCTGCTTTCCATCTACCTCAAACACAAATTATGACAAATAAACCATCATTTGACCTAGCCAAACAAGGTGATCCGCAAGAGATTGCTAGACTAATCACTTATTTAATGACAGAACAAGAAATTATTGCTTTTGCAGAATTCAAGCAAGATTATCTGGAAATTAGCTTAGAATCTACCCCTGTTTCTCCACAACAAGAATCTGTTGCAGTTGTTGAGAGGATCATGCAAAAATTAAACTGTCCTTATATTAAATCAGTTGTTATTCAAGGTAAAGAACTAGCACTAGAGGAACCGATTTGGACTGAATGTATTAGTTTAGAGCAAAAAACTAAACCCCATCAAAAAAAATCCACCTTCACTTTTTTTCAGGGGTTAAAATGGCCAGTTTGGTTTCCCTATCCCAATTCTTGGTTGAGAACCATTCTGCTAATCGTTTGGATTATCTCTGTTGCTAAAATTACCCTATTTTGGGGAGCATTGATAGGGGGATTAACTTCAGATATTGAAATTGATCCTCGACCATTTTTACAATCATTGGGAATCGCATTTTTAATCTCTGGAGTCATTTATTCCTACGCGCACCACTGGATTTTTAATCGATCATTGCGGTATTTTTCCCCTTGGACACCCCATTATAGAAGTTTATGGGAAGGAATTTATGCTTTAATTGTCTTCTTGTTATCTATACTCATTGTTTTAGGCATTTTAATTCCCTTTTATCCAATTGAGAATTGCTATTCTTACATTATAGACAACTTTCAAGTTCAAGCGTGTCGTTTTCGAGAGCATCAGCAATGGGTAGAATCAGCAGGATTATTACAGATTATTTGCATTTTGTATCTCTATCAAATTGAATATCTGATTCGCCATAATCCTCAATTGAAAAAAAATGTGATTTTAATGGGATGTATTGGTTTAATTGCGGCGGTATCCATTCCTCTGTATTCTAAAAACATAGAAAATATTAAAACGGTACGTTCTTGGGTTGTTTCTTATCTTCCTGAAGGGAGAAAAACTGAAAATATTGTTAATAAAAATAGCGCAACCCAAACTGAGGCTTATTTAAACCGTGATGGAATTGCTCAAGAACAAATTCAACAAGATCAAAGTCGTTTAGAGTCTAATTACCAACCTCTAACTCCATCCTTAAAACCACCAGAAACTTATTTTCAACAAGGGTTAAATGAAGCGAATACCGCAGCGTTATTAACACAAACTTCTAAATCAAAAGATGAATGGGAATTTGTAGCTAGTCAATGGGAAAAAGCCATTGAAAATATGAAAGCGGTTTCGACTTCTGATGTTAATTATGGGAAAGCACAACAACGGGTTATTCAGTATCAAAAAAATCTGGATTATGCGCGTTTAGCTGCTAGTCGTGCTAAATAGTAAAACGAGCTAGACAACTTCTAGACTCAATGTGCTAAAGTTAAAGTAGATTAGGGCTATTTTTACAGCACAATTTGATTAATATGCTTGAACATATAGAAATTCAAAATTTTAGATGTTTTGAAGATACTAAAATTTTAGGGTTTAAACGAGTGAATTTAATTGGAGGTAAAAATAACGCAGGAAAAACAGCTTTTTTAGAAGCTTTACTGCTGCATAACTTTCCTCGCCCTAAAAGTATAATTGAACTGAAGAAAATTAGGAGAGAATCTTCAGAGATTTCAAAATCAAGACCTGAACGGACTTGGGATAATTTTTTTTTAGATCAAAGCCATCAAGGGCAAATAAAAATTAGTGGTGGAGATTCAGAAAATTTGAAAACGATAGAGCTTTCTATTTCGGATACAATTAACTCTGAAGATCAACAAGATATAAAAAAATTGATTGACTTTATTTCTCAAAATGAATCAGTAACATCACTTAATATTAAAGTCATTCAAAATCAAGAGAAAATATCTGAATCTTCGGTAATTTCAAGCTCTAACGGAATAATTTCAGTGAATGGTTCAGACTCCATTGATATACCCATTATCCCCTCTGGTTTAAGAATGTCGAATCAAGAGTTAGCTGAAGCTTATGATAAAGCTCGTTTAGATGAAAAAGATGGTGAAGTTTTAAAATTATTACAAATTCTTGATTCATCAATTCAAGAAGTCGATAGTTTTTTGATTGGTGAACCTACTTTATATTTAAGAAGCATCAATAAACGTCGTTTACCGATTTCACTTTATGGAGATGCTATTATTCGGGCTACAACTATGATTTTAAAATTAATTAATAATAATCATAAAATTTTATTAATTGATGAAATAGAAAATGGGATACATTATACTAATCAACGAGAATTCTGGAGAACCTTATTTCGGCTATCACAAGCACTAGATACTCAAATTTTTGCCACTACCCACAGTTTAGAAATGATTCAAGCTTTTGGAGATGTAGGCTTAGAAACAGATGAGGAAATGAGTGCTTATTTTGAACTAGCCAGACATCCTAAAACCAACAATATTATAGGGATTAAAAGGGATGTAGAAACTCTAAAATATGCTTTAGAACATGGAAAAGGAGTTAGAGGTGAGTAATCTTTTAATTGTGGAAAGTAAAAATGATAAATTTTTTCTTCAAGCTCTAATTAAAAAGCTAAATTATGATATTGAGATTGATGCTCCTATTTGTATTGATGACTATGAGTGTTTAGAAGGATTAAGTGAAAAAAGGCTAGTAGAGGCTTTAAAGTCCTTGTTAGCTGATATCCAGAAAAGACAAATTAGTAAAATTGGAATTGTGATCGATATTGATCACTATTCTAAGCAAGACCGTTTACAATTTATTAATCAATGTTTAGGGCAGGTTTTTCCTTTAAATCATGAATTTTCTGATATATCACAATTTATAACGGTCAATATTCCTGACTATGATTCTATTAAAATCGCTTGCTATTTTACTAATGTAGAAGGTCAAGGAGAGTTAGAAACTGTTTTAAAACTGATTAAAACCCAAGAATCTCTTTATGCAGATTGTTTAGACAGTTGGCGAACTTGTTTAAAAAGTAATAATAAATCGATTAGTGATAAAGACTATGATAAATTTTGGATTAGTCTTTATCTTAGATTTGATACTTGTTCCCGTCGAGATCGATATCAAGCAGAACGAAAATGCAGCATGACAAATTTTAACTATATTATGGAAAATAAACAAGATATCTGGAATTTTAATCACCCTGTTCTGGATGAGATCAAAGATTTTTTACGTCTTTTCGTTACTGAGAGTTGATCAAAATGTAAAATCGATTATCCTATTAAGAATAGTTTATTCTAACTGCTATGTCTCTCACTGAAGAAATTTTATCTCAAATCCCTGGAAACCCTTTGAACGGTTTACGGAAAGCAGATGAACTATGGACGGGTTTAAAAAATAATAGTCTTCCCCTTCCTAATACCGTTAAAGAGGAATCTCAACGCTTGGAAACGGTGGATTATGATGTTGTTATTGGTGGGGGGACTCTGGGAATTTTAATCGGTACAACCTTAGCGATGAAAGG
Encoded here:
- a CDS encoding F390 synthetase-related protein codes for the protein MKRTLTILKHYLQTKYFRQFNSREQLLTWQNQQVQKFFNKVLPKSPFYQQYYQGLEISDWQNFPMIDKAKMMENFDQLNTVGISASEAFEIALKAEQTRDFNSNLYGYTVGLSTGTSGNRGLFLVSSQEQWIWAGTILAKLLPNFILYPEKIAFFLRANSRLYETVKSRHLQFQFFDLLDPITNHIQRLNHYQPTLLVAPASLLRLLAESQAQGCLKISPKKIVSVAEVLDPLDADYMSGVFNQMIHQVYQCTEGFLGYTCDYGTLHLNEDIVAIQKDYLDDNQSRFMPIITDFRRKTQPIIRYKLNDILVERKTPCQCGSILMAIERIEGRQDDIFYLPHQSTNEWVRIFPDFIRRTIIMVSADIEDYQVMQLSFNRIEVALKVRNREKDVIQEEVKKSLKSLFERLHCEMPEIVFLDEFPAIPIGQKRRRVWQLQKPGF
- a CDS encoding AAA family ATPase, with the translated sequence MLEHIEIQNFRCFEDTKILGFKRVNLIGGKNNAGKTAFLEALLLHNFPRPKSIIELKKIRRESSEISKSRPERTWDNFFLDQSHQGQIKISGGDSENLKTIELSISDTINSEDQQDIKKLIDFISQNESVTSLNIKVIQNQEKISESSVISSSNGIISVNGSDSIDIPIIPSGLRMSNQELAEAYDKARLDEKDGEVLKLLQILDSSIQEVDSFLIGEPTLYLRSINKRRLPISLYGDAIIRATTMILKLINNNHKILLIDEIENGIHYTNQREFWRTLFRLSQALDTQIFATTHSLEMIQAFGDVGLETDEEMSAYFELARHPKTNNIIGIKRDVETLKYALEHGKGVRGE
- a CDS encoding DUF3226 domain-containing protein, which translates into the protein MSNLLIVESKNDKFFLQALIKKLNYDIEIDAPICIDDYECLEGLSEKRLVEALKSLLADIQKRQISKIGIVIDIDHYSKQDRLQFINQCLGQVFPLNHEFSDISQFITVNIPDYDSIKIACYFTNVEGQGELETVLKLIKTQESLYADCLDSWRTCLKSNNKSISDKDYDKFWISLYLRFDTCSRRDRYQAERKCSMTNFNYIMENKQDIWNFNHPVLDEIKDFLRLFVTES